From the genome of Indicator indicator isolate 239-I01 chromosome 17, UM_Iind_1.1, whole genome shotgun sequence, one region includes:
- the TENT5D gene encoding terminal nucleotidyltransferase 5D: MTEDLDHRFSSLTWDQIKILDQVLAEAIPIHGRGNFPTLDVQPKDIIHMVKEQLIEKQISVRDVRLNGSTASHILLEQNGTSYKDLDIIFGVELPSELEFQVVKEAVLHCLLDFLPKCVNKEKITAQTMKDAYVQKMVKVSTDHDRWSLISLSNNSGKNVELKFVNSLRRQFEFSVDSFQIILDSILGVYRATDCKLAEDCHPTVIAESMYGDFDEAMDHLKYRLISTRNPEEIRGGGLLKYSNLLVRDFKPADPAEIKSLERYMCSRFFIDFPDVAEQQRKIESYLRNHFIGEEKSKYDYLMTLRRVVNESTVCLMGHERRQTLNMITILALKVLGEQNIIPNAANVTCYYQPAPYMSDRNFSSYYIAHGQPPIIYQPYPFHIQLQSGMV; the protein is encoded by the coding sequence ATGACTGAGGACTTAGACCACAGATTCAGCAGTCTCACCTGGGATCAGATTAAAATCCTAGACCAGGTTTTAGCTGAGGCCATCCCTATTCACGGGAGAGGCAATTTCCCAACGCTGGACGTGCAGCCGAAGGATATCATCCACATGGTAAAGGAGCAGCTGATCGAAAAGCAAATCAGCGTGCGAGACGTGCGCCTGAACGGCTCGACGGCCAGCCACATCCTGCTAGAGCAGAACGGAACCAGCTACAAGGACCTCGACATCATTTTTGGGGTGGAGCTTCCAAGCGAGCTGGAGTTCCAGGTTGTTAAGGAAGCGGTTCTTCATTGCCTCTTGGACTTCTTGCCCAAGTGTGTCAACAAGGAGAAGATCACGGCTCAGACCATGAAAGATGCCTACGTGCAGAAGATGGTCAAAGTCTCCACCGACCACGATCGCTGGAGCCTCATCTCGCTGTCCAACAACAGCGGCAAAAACGTGGAGCTGAAGTTCGTCAACTCGCTCAGGCGGCAGTTTGAGTTCAGTGTGGACTCCTTCCAGATCATTCTGGACTCCATACTGGGTGTTTACAGAGCCACAGACTGCAAGCTGGCAGAAGACTGTCACCCCACTGTCATCGCCGAGAGCATGTACGGAGACTTTGACGAAGCAATGGACCACTTAAAATACAGACTGATTTCCACCAGGAACCCAGAGGAGATCAGAGGAGGCGGCCTCCTGAAGTACAGCAACCTCCTGGTTCGTGACTTTAAGCCAGCAGATCCAGCTGAAATTAAATCTCTGGAGCGTTACATGTGCTCCAGGTTCTTCATCGATTTTCCAGATGTTGCcgagcagcagaggaagatcGAGTCCTACCTGCGCAACCACTTCATCGGGGAGGAGAAGAGCAAGTACGACTACCTGATGACCCTGCGCCGTGTGGTGAACGAGAGCACCGTCTGCCTCATGGGGCACGAGCGCAGGCAGACTCTCAACATGATCACCATCCTGGCCCTGAAAGTACTGGGGGAGCAAAACATCATCCCCAACGCGGCCAACGTCACCTGCTACTACCAGCCTGCTCCCTACATGAGCGACAGAAACTTCAGCAGTTACTACATCGCTCACGGACAGCCACCCATCATCTACCAGCCCTACCCCTTTCACATACAACTGCAGAGCGGCATGGTTTAG